In one window of Solanum pennellii chromosome 2, SPENNV200 DNA:
- the LOC107008687 gene encoding protein WVD2-like 4: MMEDSACLIHAFSYASAIPNEIKQGNPVHALGESISFGRFVSESLDWEKWSTFSHKRYVEEAERYAKPGSVAQKKAFFEAHYKKIAAQKAAALLEQANQENPNSEITKNSAPDSTSLVKPHVEANQEEVHENPDALTTDSMVKVSVSVADVEEIESESPVEGPGTPEATEKEPSNHIENGETQETVSEISETSHTEKPLLKIKSSSSKLEDDAASVTSKKKSAFSSFKSAVYSKKSKFPFSPTRHSIPLDVDKENNFTPITTNSSNLDLMNEMRSTPKSLSKLINFTPAKEPHKIPPPPPFLKKESSKVAPATSKASKQFATPLKTPMATSNGASNRPMTTPSSESRRIKTPIHPSASGSRTAGPKWNILSSVSKSFTAYRNKLQSPTLSTPFSLRTEERAARRKQKLEEKFNAKEEKKVQQQTTLKEKAGTELRKLGQSFCFKARPLPDFYKETETAKDHAKKIPATQAQLPKRGRLPYPSSKQGLVSKPASSSLMKNDSCKNPRKKTS; encoded by the exons ATGATGGAAGATTCAGCTTGTCTTATACATGCTTTCTCTTATGCTTCTGCTATACCCAATGAAATAAAACag GGAAACCCTGTGCATGCACTTGGGGAGTCAATTTCTTTTGGGAGATTTGTGTCTGAGTCTTTAGATTGGGAAAAATGGTCAACTTTTTCTCATAAAAGATATGTAGAGGAGGCTGAGAGGTATGCTAAGCCAGGTTCTGTTGCCCAAAAAAAAGCTTTCTTTGAAGCCCATTACAAGAAAATTGCTGCCCAAAAGGCTGCAGCTTTGCTTGAACAAGCCAATCAAGAAAACCCCAATTCTGAAATTACCAAGAATTCAGCCCCTGATTCTACTTCACTTGTAAAACCCCATGTAGAAGCTAATCAAGAAGAGGTTCATGAGAACCCTGATGCTTTAACAACAGATTCCATGGTTAAGGTTTCAGTTTCAGTTGCTGATGTGGAGGAGATAGAGAGCGAGTCCCCAGTGGAGGGTCCAGGTACTCCTGAAGCTACAGAGAAAGAACCATCAAACCACATTGAGAATGGTGAAACCCAAGAAACAGTTTCTGAGATTAGTGAAACATCTCATACTGAGAAGCCTTTGCTGAAGATTAAG AGCTCCAGCTCTAAACTTGAGGATGATGCTGCATCAGTGACAAGCAAGAAAAAATCTGCTTTTTCTTCATTCAAATCAGCAGTCTActccaaaaaatcaaaatttccatTTTCGCCAACTAGGCATAGTATTCCTCTTGATGTCGATAAAGAGAACAATTTTACTCCAATCACAACTAATTCTTCTAACTTGGACTTGATGAATGAAATGAGATCAACCCCAAAATCTTTGAGCAAGTTGATCAACTTTACTCCTGCCAAAGAGCCACACAAGATACCTCCTCCACCTCCCTTCCTCAAGAAGGAAAGTTCAAAGGTTGCTCCCGCTACTAGCAAGGCATCTAAGCAGTTTGCAACTCCACTTAAGACTCCTATG GCAACATCAAATGGTGCATCAAACCGTCCCATGACAACGCCATCTTCAGAAAGCAGAAG GATTAAAACACCGATTCATCCCTCAGCTTCAGGAAGTAGAACAGCAGGGCCTAAATGGAACATTTTGTCTTCTGT TTCCAAGTCTTTCACAGCCTACCGAAACAAATTACAATCACCAACTTTATCCACTCCTTTCTCACTGAGAACAGAAGAAAGAGCTGCACGAAGGAAACAG AAGCTTGAAGAAAAATTCAATGCGAAGGAGGAAAAGAAAGTTCAACAACAAACGACATTAAAG GAGAAAGCAGGAACGGAACTTAGGAAACTTGGACAAAGCTTTTGCTTCAAAGCTCGTCCGCTGCCTGATTTCTACAAGGAAACAGAAACAGCAAAAGATCATGCAAAAAAG
- the LOC107010208 gene encoding uncharacterized protein LOC107010208, translated as MNVIRRGVRSIYTTVDSPRLTRFALQPPKFVEVEFENGSLYKLSAEYLRIYSPAVDSKIRSICGEKVISGRRHVGIMSAEPIGNYGVRLLFDDLHKTGIFTWDYFYHLGSNKFALMRNYIRTLKKHGLSRDPPRRR; from the exons ATGAATGTGATCAGGAGAGGTGTTCGAAGCATATACACCACAGTAGATTCTCCACGCCTCACCAGATTTGCTCTCCAACCTCCTAAATTT GTGGAGGTGGAGTTTGAAAACGGCAGTCTGTATAAGTTGTCAGCTGAGTATTTGAGAATATACAGCCCCGCTGTTGATAGTAAGATCAGATCGATTTGCGGTGAGAAG GTCATATCTGGTAGGCGTCATGTCGGAATTATGTCTGCAGAACCTATTGGAAATTATGGAGTGAG GTTATTATTTGATGACTTGCATAAGACTGGTATCTTTACATGGGACTACTTCTACCATCTTGGAAGTAACAAATTCGCCCTCATGAGAAATTACATCAGAACTCTGAAGAAACATGGACTAAGTCGCGATCCACCTAGACGAAGATGA